GGAGGTATGCAGTTAACATTATAGTACATGGTATATGTAAGAATTATATTACTGGCATTTTGCCTGGTATCGTGCAGAAAATTGCTCACTGTTCCTACTACAGACAATGAGCAGAGTACGGAGGCTGTATTCAGTTCAGATGTAAGTGCAGATGCTGCTGTGGCGGATATTTATTACACCATGGGCATGTATTACAGTGGCAACCTGCTGTCTGTGATCAATGGAATGACTGCCGATGAGGGAGGCACACTCAATGGCTATTATCAGCGTTTTGTGAACAACAGTATCCCGGCAGATGACGCGCAGATCAGCCTGATCTGGAGTGCCTGTTACAAGGTTATATACCGCTGCAATGCGGTGCTGGAAGGACTGTCGCAGGCAAAAGGGCTCAACGCGGAGAAGGTACTGCAATGGAAGGGTGAAGCGATGTTTATGCGGGCTTTGTGTTATTATTACCTGGTGAATTGCTGGGGGGATGTGCCTTATATTACGACTACCGATGTGAATCAAACTGCCAGGGCTTCCCGTAACCGGGCAGACAGTATTTATCAATGGATGAAGAAGGACCTGGTGACAGCAATGGTTTTCCTGCCGGAGAGTAAGCCCGGTGCCGCACCGGTGCGGGCGGCGAAAGATGCGGCTATGGCGCTGATGGCAAGGGTTTGCCTGCAAAACCAGCAACCTGCTGCGGCAGAATTCTATGCCACGCAGGTGATCAGTTCAGGGAGGTATCGCCTGTGTGTACAGGATAGTACTTTCCTGTATAATAGTCCGCAGGCGATCCTGCAGATCTGGACCCAGGATGGGTATACCCTGCCGGGGCAGTTATTCCTGCCAGGGAATGATGGTACTTCTTATTACCCTTTATCTGCCACTATGATGGGGGGATTTGAAGATGGTGATTTGCGTAAAACG
This window of the Chitinophaga sancti genome carries:
- a CDS encoding RagB/SusD family nutrient uptake outer membrane protein; this translates as MVYVRIILLAFCLVSCRKLLTVPTTDNEQSTEAVFSSDVSADAAVADIYYTMGMYYSGNLLSVINGMTADEGGTLNGYYQRFVNNSIPADDAQISLIWSACYKVIYRCNAVLEGLSQAKGLNAEKVLQWKGEAMFMRALCYYYLVNCWGDVPYITTTDVNQTARASRNRADSIYQWMKKDLVTAMVFLPESKPGAAPVRAAKDAAMALMARVCLQNQQPAAAEFYATQVISSGRYRLCVQDSTFLYNSPQAILQIWTQDGYTLPGQLFLPGNDGTSYYPLSATMMGGFEDGDLRKTAWTRSFTYSGTTYYYPYKYKKRMPASGEDREYLVVLRIAEQYLIRAEARAQQEKFADAIADLNEIRGRAGLDALDPNGTRTSTIAAVAQERRVELFCEWGDRWHSLQRTGTMNQVLGALKPGYWQAWAAYYPIPQGELDKDPNLIQNPGY